One part of the Alosa alosa isolate M-15738 ecotype Scorff River chromosome 4, AALO_Geno_1.1, whole genome shotgun sequence genome encodes these proteins:
- the ptpn18 gene encoding tyrosine-protein phosphatase non-receptor type 18: MERHILKFIYEAKSRANVDSLITSEYNRVRQLSIKRKQELGLTAEEGRLQENVKKNRYKDILPYDQTRVPLCLFTNENESDYINASFIQGATANKSYIATQGPLSHTVVDFWRMIWQYDVRVIIMACKEVELGKKKCENYWAPISGTSVFGAFTVTNLEESGPDEEVIRRTFVVKYNQDSRFIYHFQYTTWPDHGIPQSSDGILHMLELAMKAQGKHKAPVLVHCSAGCGRTGVLCAVDYVHDLYQTKQIKEDFSLKDIILDIRDQRPSAVQTKEQYEFVFKTVVQMFEKTMCGTKPNYENLNEHRLSLYNDSEDLLKTVLRSSLSCGGVSAESLKLRAKPPQPSPRKMNDTYAVVNKSKQAPTTVTHHYDNAESGGLKGKPPSAAPAPATSELYSIVKPKGRPGTRSPTPLTVPIYDTAGVGKQRAGDAPAAPAKDHGDYEPVPGKCGPPSRETQMKMPGTKAKLESVPSQDDDYEYVSCPLKDSNRTADSFCTPGGLGFNCRIKKPKGPRDPPAEWSRAER; the protein is encoded by the exons ATGGAAAGACACATCCTGAAGTTTATTTATGAGGCAAAGTCACGGGCAAATGTTGACAGCCTTATCACATCCGAGTATAAC AGGGTACGTCAGCTATCCATAAAGAGGAAGCAGGAATTAGGCTTAACTGCAGAGGAAGGACGCCTCCAGGAGAACGTGAAAAAGAATCGCTACAAGGACATATTGCCCT ATGACCAGACCCGtgttcctctctgtctgtttacAAATGAGAATGAGTCTGACTACATCAATGCCAGCTTTATCCAG GGTGCCACTGCAAACAAGAGCTATATTGCCACTCAAGGACCCCTGAGCCACACAGTGGTGGACTTCTGGAGAATGATCTGGCAGTACGACGTGAGG GTCATTATCATGGCTTGTAAAGAAGTAGAGCTGGGAAAG AAAAAATGTGAAAACTATTGGGCTCCTATTTCTGGGACATCAGTTTTTGGCGCCTTCACAGTAACAAAT TTGGAAGAATCTGGGCCAGATGAGGAAGTAATTAGAAGGACGTTTGTGGTGAAATATAACCAA GACTCCCGCTTCATCTACCATTTCCAGTACACCACGTGGCCTGACCATGGCATCCCCCAGTCCTCTGATGGCATCTTGCACATGCTGGAGCTGGCCATGAAAGCTCAGGGGAAACACAAGGCCCCTGTGCTGGTCCACTGCAG tgctggTTGTGGGAGAACGGGGGTGCTGTGTGCCGTGGATTATGTTCATGATCTTTACCAAACCAAG CAAATCAAAGAGGATTTTAGCCTAAAGGACATCATTCTGGACATTCGAGATCAAAGACCCTCTGCTGTACAGACAAAG GAACAGTATGAGTTTGTATTTAAAACCGTGGTGCAGATGTTTGAAAAGACTATGTGTGGTACCAAGCCCAATTATGAAAACCTCAATGAG catcgcctctctctctacaaTGACTCCGAGGACTTGTTGAAGACTGTGCTCAGATCCTCGTTATCCTGTGGTGGAGTGAGCGCCGAGAG CCTGAAACTCAGAGCCAAACCACCTCAACCCTCGCCACGGAAGATGAACGACACCTATGCAGTCGTCAACAAGTCCAAACAGGCTCCCACCACAGTAACGCACCACTATGACAACGCCGAGTCGGGAGGGCTCAAAGGGAAGCCGCCGAGTGCCGCCCCAGCTCCAGCCACCAGCGAACTCTACAGCATCGTGAAGCCCAAAGGGAGGCCTGGCACTCGGTCTCCCACGCCCCTCACCGTGCCCATCTACGACACGGCAGGAGTGGGCAAGCAGCGGGCAGGGGATGCACCGGCAGCACCTGCCAAAGACCATGGCGACTACGAGCCGGTGCCAG GGAAGTGTGGACCTCCCTCTAGAGAGACTCAG ATGAAGATGCCCGGCACCAAAGCAAAGC TGGAAAGCGTCCCATCGCAAGATGACGATTATGAGTATGTGTCGTGTCCCCTTAAAGACTCCAACAGGACAGCAGACAGCTTCTGTACTCCTGGAGGCCTAG GCTTCAACTGCAGGATTAAGAAGCCCAAAGGGCCCAGAGACCCTCCGGCAGAATGGAGTCGAGCTGAGCGATGA